Within Candidatus Angelobacter sp., the genomic segment GTACATCGCCCGGTGCAAGTCATTCAATCTCGGAAGAATAATGACGCGCTCCCCGAGGCCCAGAGCAAAAATTCCGAGCAGCAGCCAGAGGGTCAATCGCTGCAGCGGCTTGCCCATGTAAAGCCATTCCGTGACCAGATGCAGGAGCGCGATCACGCCGCAGACCAGATGCAAAACAAAATATCGCGCAATGATGATTTGCGCGACGAAGCCGGCATAAGCCTTCGCGGCTTCAGAATCGATTCCGCCATGGAGACGGAGCATGTCGATCATTTCTCT encodes:
- a CDS encoding DUF4149 domain-containing protein, with translation MIGLLRFVGVANAAVWFGASIFFTFSIGPALFSREMIDMLRLHGGIDSEAAKAYAGFVAQIIIARYFVLHLVCGVIALLHLVTEWLYMGKPLQRLTLWLLLGIFALGLGERVIILPRLNDLHRAMYSASATQQQRERAHHSFNVWHGASQALNLFLMTGVAVYLWRVSTPGSGYRYRV